The DNA sequence GTGCGTGCTGGCGAGGCGTAGCATGCGTCCGCGGTGTTGTTGCCGGCGGAGAGGGTATACACCACCCCGGCTTGGACGGAGGCGGTCACGGCATCGTCCAACGACTGCGTGATGATGTCGATGCCGAGGCTCATGTTGGCCACTGCCGGCTTCATGTGGTGGGCGGTCACCCAGTCCACGCCCGCGATGATGACCGACGCGGGAGCAGCTCCATCGCAGCCCAGCACTCGCACGGCGTGCAACTTCACCTCCTTGGCCACGCCCCACGTAGCGCCTCCCACCGTGCCGGCCACGTGCGTGCCGTGGCCGTGGCAGTCGTTGGTGCCATTGCCATCCTGGACGGCGTCGAACCCCGAGAACGCACGGCCCCCGAACTCGGCGTGGGTGATGCGAATGCCCGTGTCGAGGATGTAGGCATTCACTCCCTTGCCGGTGGCCTCATAGGTGTAGAGGGTGTTCAGCGGCAGGTCGCGCTGGTCGATGCGGTCCACGCCCCAGGTGGCACTGCCCTGGGTGGCGCTCAGCCGGACCTCGACATCCTCCTCGACGTAGCGCACGCGAGGATCCGCGGAGAGTGCGTGGGCGGCCGCCTCGGGCATGGAGACGGCGAACCCCCTAAGGGCATGGTGGAAGACGTGCTTCACGCTGGCTCTGTGCGCCTGGGCCATCTCTCCGGCGAGCGTGTCGACGAGGCCCCTGGGGGCAGCGGTGTCTTCCAACACGACGATGTAGCGCCCCGGCAGGGCGTTGGGCGTCTTGATGAGCTTGCCCACCCGCGGCTTCGGGTTCGCTGATGCCGTGACAGCGAGTTCCTGGGGCTCCTCCTCTCGTAGCCCCTCACACGCGGTGAGGGACAAAAGGGTTCCAACCAGGAAGATCGTGGCTCTCCGCATTGCGAACTCCTTGCAGTCCGGGCGTGACGTCCCGCCGCCACCCGGACGGAGAGCCTTCCAGATTATTCAAGGAGTTCTATTTTCTCGCTTCCCGCTTGAGACCGCCGCTCAGGCCGGCTTGTCGAGGATCAGCCCGAAGTGGGTGTAGCAGCTCGGGCTGAGCTCCAGCACGTTGCTGAAATGCACCACCTTGGGCGAGAGCCCCGCCGCCAGCGCCGGAGAGAACACCCTCTCGCGCAGGGTGTCGGCGCTGTAGAACCGCCCATGCCTCTCGCCCCAGCGCGGGAAGAGGTGAACCCGGGAGCCCGCATCCGGGCGGATGTCGTAGCCCCAGGCGGGGTCACACATGGTGAAGGCGTACTGGCCCAGGTACAGGGGGACGATGCACACCCGGCCTCCGGGCCGCAGCACGCGTCCGACCTCCCGGATGAAGCCGGTGTCCGCCTCCCCCTCGAAGTGCTCGAAGGAGCAGTGGAGCGTCATCGCATCCACCGAGCGGTCCTCCAGCGGCAGCGCGGCGGCCGAGCCTCCAATTCGGTCCCCGTGGACCCCCGGCTCGAAGATGAGGTCCTGCCGGTAGCGGTGCCGCGCGCGTGCCAGCAGGCGGAGCAGCTCGAAGTAGGGGCTGTCCTGCGTGGAGGCGATGTCGACGAAGACGGACTCTTCCCGCGACAGCAGGTGCTGGAGCTGCTTCCAGGTGAAGTAGTACTGGGGAACCTTCTCCCAGATGGGCTGCTGCTGGCAGCACTGGCGGATCCGCTCGCTGCGGCTCGAGAGGTCCTCCCAGAAGCGGCGCACGTCCTCGAGCTCGAACCGCGCGTCCTCGACGGGGATGTTGGCCCGACGCACCGGCTCGGGGTCCGTGAGCTTGGGACCGGGCCCGTACTGCCCGAAGCCCGTCACGCTCAGCAACTTCGAGAGCGGCTCGGAGATCTTGTACGAGGCGCGATGCCGTACGCTCTTCTTCAGACGGGTGAGCAGTTCCATAGAGGGATTGCCCATTCTCGTTCCCTGGCCATGGAGGGGTCAACAACCCCCTGTCCCCTCGGCCTTGCGGTTGGCGCCCTCCTTCCACTCCAAGCATTCATCCTCAGTGATGCAGCTCCGGCTGCCGTGCTCCCAACGTGGGCTCCCAGGAGGACCCCGCCCGCCGAAGCTCGAACCAGAAGGTGCTTCCCTGTCCACGCTCGGACGTGACGCCGACTCGACCGCCGTGCCCTTCGGCCAGCTTCTTCACTGTCGCCAGGCCCAATCCGAGCCCCTCGGCACTGACGCCTTGTCCACGGAAGTAGGGCTCGAACAAGGAGGCCAGATTCGCCGAGGCGATCCCCGGTCCCGTATCGCTCACCTCCGTTCGAATGAAGTTCCCCTCCTCCTTCACTCGAACGGTGACACGCCGCATCTCCGCATCTCCCATGTACTTGATGGCGTTGCGGACCAGATTGCCCAGCAGGCTCAGGTAGACCCCCGTGCTGCACGAGACGAGCACCGGAGGCACAGGCTCACACTGAAGGCTGATGCCAACCTGCTCCGCTTCGCCCGCGAAGCCACCCAGCATATCCGCGATGACCGCCCGGGGCTCGGTCCGAGCGCCCGGGTCCGGCCGGGCTCCGGAGCGAGCGAAGTCCAGGAGCGCGCCCGTAATCGCATCCGCTCGCGAGAGACTCCGGATGATCCGGGTGACGGACTCACGCGCCGGCGCCTCCGTGCTCTTTCGCATCGCAAGCTCGGCCGCCATGCGGGCCGCGGAGAGTGGGTTCCGGATGTCGTGGGCGACACGGCCCGCGAACTGCTCCAGCTCCGCGGCCCGCTCCTCGAGGAACTTCGAGTGTGCGTCGAAGAGCGCGCGACGCGTCCGTGCCTCGCGATGGAGCAACCACGCCACGACCACGGCCAGGAGGCCGCAGACCGCGTTGAGGCCATTGGCGAGCCACATGTTGTCGCGGCGAGTTTCACGAATGCTCGCCGCCAGCTCGCGGCCGCGGACGGCGTTGTATTCGATGCCGCGAGTGACATCCTCGAGGATGTGCCGGCCCGCCGGTTCAACCTCCTGCACGAACAGCGAACTCGCCTCAGCGCTCGCGTTGGACTCCACGGCCGCGCGCGCATGTTTGACGGCATTGTCGAAGCGCAGCCAGGACTCATGCACGTCCATTCGCACCGCCTGCTCGCCCGCGAAGGAGGAAAGGGTCAAGTATGCGTTGGCGCCCTCCTTCACCCGAGCCAAGGCAGCCTCCAGGGAAGCGCCCAGCTCGGGACGGCGCGAGGGCTCATGAATGAACCGCGAGAGCAGCAGCTCGGCCTCCAGAACGGACCTGCGCACGAGCGTCAGGTGCTCGATGCTCGGGGCCGAGTTGTAGATGATGTCCTCGGAGAGCGTCCCGACCGCCGCGGAAGAGCGCTGAACGATGAGGTTCGTCACGAGGAAGCTCCCCACGACGGCAACGAAGGCGAGGGAGAGCATTCTCCCGGACACAGGGGTTCCTGGTGGCAGTGGAGAGGACATCCTCATTCCATGCGTGTTACCTCCGCATGAGTCAAGCCCATGTCGCGGGGCCGCCCCCTGCCCCCAGGGCTCTCCTCACGTCGGGCTGCGCACATTCCCGGCCGGGGCTGCCGGGATGATGGGGGACGTGCTCGGTGTTGAGCCGATAGAGCCATGTGTACCTTCCCCATCGCCACATCTCTGAGTCGCAGTGGGCTCTCGGGAGCCGGGCGACAGGTGCGTACCGAGGTCGTGGCCTTTCTTGGAAACCGCGCTCACTGCTGAGCAGTGGCGCATCCGCCCGTTTCCACAATCCCCTCGCCAGAAAGGAGCTCGTCCATGTGGGCTCTGTCCACGCTCGCTTTGTTCACGGCCTCCCTGCTCGGGCTGGCGCGTTGGCTCTACACACGCATCGACTCCTTCGTGGTTCGACGACAGGGCGCGCGCCGGCTCCACTTCGAGGAGGCGCCACGGTTGCACACACTGGTGGCACACCTCAGCATCGCCGCGAGGATTCCCTCTCCCCGCCTCTACGTGGTGCGGCGCTCGCAGCCCAATGCCTTCTCCCTCGGCATGGGTCCCCACTCCGCCCGCATCATCCTGACGAGCGCCGCGCTCGACGGGCTCGATGAGGCAGAGCTCCGCGCCATGGTCGCGCACGAACTCGCGCATATCGCGCGGGGCCACACGCGCCGAGCCACGCTCGTTGCCACGCTCGCCGTGCTGACGCGAGGCGCGCTCCGCTCTCACGAGGGACGCGTGTGGCTCCATCGGATGGGGACTCCGCCCGAGCGGGACTTCGCCGCGGACAGGGCCGCTGCCCGACTGCTGGGAGAAGCCCGGGGCCTCGCGACCTTGCTGACACGGTTGAAGGAGCGTGCCAGCGGGAGCGCTCCGTTCTCTGACGCCGAGGCGGGCACCCCCTTCACGGCCCCCAGGCTCGAAGGGCGCTCCCTCGACGCGCGCATCCATCGCCTCCAGCGGATGGCTGCCGAGGAAGAGGCGCGAGGGACCCAGGCCTCCCTTCGTCGCTCGGTTCACCGTCGCTCCCGGTTCTACCCACGCCCCGGAGCGACACGGCGGCCCCGAAGCGTTGTTCCGAGCCAGGCGCACGCTCGCCTCGCTCATCCCTGAGTCCCGCGGTTCGACTCAGTACTTCCACTTCTCACTTCCCCACCGTGCAGCCATGACCATTACCCTCGCGCTGGGCGTGGTGCTCATCGCCATCGTCCTCCTCTCCATCGATCGCATCCCCATCGAGGTGAGCTCCCTCGCCATCGTCGTGCTGCTGGTGCTGAGCGGCCTCTTGACGCCGAAGGAGGCCCTCTCCGGGTTTTCGAGCGAGACGGCCATCTTCATCTTCGCGCTCCTGGCGCTGACGCAGGGGCTCAGCACGACCGGGGTGATGCAGCTCGTGGGCCGGCGGTTGCTCTTCCTCGCGCGGTTCAGCCCACAGGCCTTCGTCGTCATGCTGCTGGTGGCCGTCTGCGCATTCTCCTCCGTCGCCTCGAACACGGCGGTGACGGCGGCGTTCCTCCCTGTCGCGACGGCCGCGTCCGCGCAGACGAAGGTGGCCTCGCGCAGGCTGTTGATGC is a window from the Hyalangium ruber genome containing:
- a CDS encoding class I SAM-dependent methyltransferase, giving the protein MGNPSMELLTRLKKSVRHRASYKISEPLSKLLSVTGFGQYGPGPKLTDPEPVRRANIPVEDARFELEDVRRFWEDLSSRSERIRQCCQQQPIWEKVPQYYFTWKQLQHLLSREESVFVDIASTQDSPYFELLRLLARARHRYRQDLIFEPGVHGDRIGGSAAALPLEDRSVDAMTLHCSFEHFEGEADTGFIREVGRVLRPGGRVCIVPLYLGQYAFTMCDPAWGYDIRPDAGSRVHLFPRWGERHGRFYSADTLRERVFSPALAAGLSPKVVHFSNVLELSPSCYTHFGLILDKPA
- a CDS encoding M48 family metalloprotease, which codes for MWALSTLALFTASLLGLARWLYTRIDSFVVRRQGARRLHFEEAPRLHTLVAHLSIAARIPSPRLYVVRRSQPNAFSLGMGPHSARIILTSAALDGLDEAELRAMVAHELAHIARGHTRRATLVATLAVLTRGALRSHEGRVWLHRMGTPPERDFAADRAAARLLGEARGLATLLTRLKERASGSAPFSDAEAGTPFTAPRLEGRSLDARIHRLQRMAAEEEARGTQASLRRSVHRRSRFYPRPGATRRPRSVVPSQAHARLAHP
- a CDS encoding ATP-binding protein yields the protein MLSLAFVAVVGSFLVTNLIVQRSSAAVGTLSEDIIYNSAPSIEHLTLVRRSVLEAELLLSRFIHEPSRRPELGASLEAALARVKEGANAYLTLSSFAGEQAVRMDVHESWLRFDNAVKHARAAVESNASAEASSLFVQEVEPAGRHILEDVTRGIEYNAVRGRELAASIRETRRDNMWLANGLNAVCGLLAVVVAWLLHREARTRRALFDAHSKFLEERAAELEQFAGRVAHDIRNPLSAARMAAELAMRKSTEAPARESVTRIIRSLSRADAITGALLDFARSGARPDPGARTEPRAVIADMLGGFAGEAEQVGISLQCEPVPPVLVSCSTGVYLSLLGNLVRNAIKYMGDAEMRRVTVRVKEEGNFIRTEVSDTGPGIASANLASLFEPYFRGQGVSAEGLGLGLATVKKLAEGHGGRVGVTSERGQGSTFWFELRRAGSSWEPTLGARQPELHH